In candidate division WOR-3 bacterium, the following are encoded in one genomic region:
- a CDS encoding helix-turn-helix transcriptional regulator — protein MGSKQGSIINAMRLKLALSQNEFARKAGIPYTPFTKIETGVIKKPSVFLWHKSQSIKTEDELIK, from the coding sequence ATGGGGAGTAAACAAGGTAGTATAATAAATGCAATGCGGCTTAAACTTGCACTTTCTCAAAACGAATTTGCAAGAAAAGCAGGTATTCCTTATACTCCCTTTACTAAAATTGAAACCGGAGTAATAAAGAAGCCATCCGTTTTTTTATGGCACAAAAGCCAAAGCATTAAAACAGAAGATGAATTGATTAAATAA